One genomic window of Amphiura filiformis chromosome 3, Afil_fr2py, whole genome shotgun sequence includes the following:
- the LOC140148288 gene encoding ras-related protein Rab-43-like, with amino-acid sequence MCDCKILQPLTDKMSYPYHLESDDSFDYLFKIVLIGDAGVGKTCVVQRFKSGTFLERQHSTIGVDFTMKTLDVDGKRVKLQVWDTAGQERFRTITQSYYRSANGVIIAYDITKKETFNNVPRWIEDVVKYAGNGVVQILIGNKTDLEEMRVVETADAKALAQHHGMLEFLETSAKDSTNIEQTFHRLAVELKRRHAGGPNLEQGDTKKLNFNSSSVTGWGCCGS; translated from the exons ATGTGTGACTGCAAAATTCTGCAGCCACTGACGGACAAAATGTCGTATCCATATCATTTAGAGTCCGATGACTCATTTGACTATCTATTTAAAATTGTATTAATTGGTGATGCAGGGGTGGGGAAGACGTGTGTAGTACAGAGGTTTAAATCAGGTACATTCCTTGAAAGACAGCACAGTACTATTGGTGTAGATTTTACCATGAAAACACTTGATGTGGATGGCAAAAGGGTCAAG CTTCAAGTGTGGGACACAGCTGGGCAAGAACGGTTCCGAACAATAACACAAAGTTACTACCGCAGTGCTAATGGTGTGATCATAGCGTATGATATCACCAAGAAAGAAACCTTCAATAATGTACCAAGGTGGATTGAAGATGTGGTAAAATATGCTGGCAATGGAGTTGTACAGATTCTTATAG GGAACAAAACAGACTTGGAGGAAATGAGAGTAGTTGAGACCGCAGATGCCAAAGCATTAGCGCAGCATCACGGCATGTTGGAATTTCTAGAAACCTCTGCTAAAGACTCTACAAACATTGAACAAACTTTCCACCGACTAGCTGTGGAATTAAAAAGAAGGCATGCCGGAGGACCCAACCTAGAGCAGGGCGACACTAAAAAATTGAACTTCAACTCTTCAAGTGTAACAGGTTGGGGCTGCTGTGGATCATAG